A DNA window from Paenibacillus andongensis contains the following coding sequences:
- the ltrA gene encoding group II intron reverse transcriptase/maturase translates to MNAEYTANATNENARQLQNTLYLAAKENPKRKFHALYDKVFRKDILQEAWRRVKTNRGSAGIDGQSIEFIVREIGEESFIEEIRQQLMNGEYRPSPVKRKEIPKPDGKARPLGIPTVRDRTVQMATKLVIEGIFESDFKDCSYGFRPKRSAHHAIKSIRESINWGVINWVVDVDITGYFDNISHSKLMKLVEERICDRRILKLIRQWLEAGVMKDGVWHKTEIGSPQGGVISPLLANIYLNYLDTIWEKQFSHLGKLVRYADDLVILCRYKPQALEAIHVLKAIFGKLELTMNTSKSKLVCLWKNQDGFDFLGFHHRKMPHLHKKGVMYRLRSFPSKKAMKKMRTRLNEETASRGRLNWPLKQMVGLLNPMIQGWRNFYAHLDVDRSMANRFLAKVDWYILRRLRLFWNNKHRKRKRNWSEMHILLQRTGLKTLCTWVKPYCPG, encoded by the coding sequence GTGAATGCCGAATACACGGCTAACGCCACCAATGAAAACGCTCGACAACTCCAAAATACCCTCTATCTTGCGGCTAAGGAGAACCCAAAGCGTAAGTTTCATGCGCTGTACGACAAAGTATTCCGGAAAGATATCCTGCAAGAAGCATGGAGAAGAGTGAAAACCAATCGTGGAAGTGCCGGCATCGATGGACAATCAATCGAATTCATCGTCCGAGAGATTGGCGAAGAATCCTTCATCGAAGAGATCAGGCAACAGCTAATGAATGGGGAATACCGACCTTCTCCGGTCAAACGGAAAGAGATTCCGAAGCCGGACGGAAAGGCACGTCCCTTGGGTATTCCAACAGTCCGTGACCGGACTGTTCAGATGGCAACCAAACTGGTGATCGAAGGTATATTCGAATCAGATTTTAAAGATTGCTCTTACGGATTTCGCCCCAAACGGTCGGCTCACCACGCTATAAAGAGCATCCGGGAAAGCATCAATTGGGGCGTCATCAACTGGGTGGTCGACGTAGATATAACAGGCTACTTCGATAATATCTCCCACAGCAAGCTGATGAAACTGGTCGAAGAACGCATCTGCGACAGGCGCATTCTAAAGTTAATTAGACAGTGGCTTGAAGCAGGCGTTATGAAGGATGGCGTATGGCACAAAACGGAGATCGGTAGCCCACAAGGCGGTGTAATATCTCCTCTTCTCGCCAACATTTATCTCAACTACCTCGATACGATATGGGAGAAACAATTCTCTCATCTGGGCAAGCTAGTAAGGTATGCAGACGATCTTGTCATTCTATGCCGGTACAAACCGCAGGCACTCGAAGCTATTCATGTACTCAAGGCTATCTTCGGAAAACTAGAGTTGACCATGAACACATCCAAATCAAAGTTAGTATGTCTATGGAAGAATCAGGATGGGTTTGACTTTCTTGGCTTTCACCATAGGAAGATGCCGCATCTCCATAAAAAGGGGGTTATGTATAGACTTCGAAGCTTTCCATCGAAGAAAGCGATGAAGAAGATGCGTACTCGTTTGAACGAAGAAACGGCATCCCGAGGACGGTTAAACTGGCCGTTAAAGCAAATGGTTGGGCTACTGAATCCTATGATCCAAGGGTGGCGTAACTTCTACGCTCATCTGGATGTAGATCGAAGTATGGCAAACCGTTTCCTTGCGAAAGTGGACTGGTACATCCTGAGGAGATTGAGACTGTTCTGGAATAACAAACATAGGAAGCGCAAGCGGAATTGGTCAGAAATGCATATTCTGCTTCAACGTACAGGACTGAAAACATTATGCACTTGGGTAAAACCGTACTGCCCTGGATGA
- a CDS encoding DUF4303 domain-containing protein, translating to MSSSYDVHIGKLISGRRALEGDGIYLLCTPDKEILEVGTYGPHDGIFISSKDMEDALYDFCKSALDDYIAEGHNKDVYTFSIFTDSYHGSYVIYINNLAALNQTVDEAYIDYQKRYLEKGYDHYNRTREQLYTEFKYAEGDYPFMFEEMPQRLQKWLSIFYSISVEEPRSLRIEQCIIFEKKIVDSQLFLIAIDVIRRLQDDLNRLNRTDDFIAYVSAADGVGGDYLTDSQLIRRCVSEDQLYKARPELREKDLAFNAAVTAVQQRPINDQVQHWILVIERGEFGEGSMRSFWKTDYEAYEQLVTLGSPVVPYIQEYLNDNLKHDTRLILEKVLKDVGSTPNSI from the coding sequence ATGAGTAGTTCGTATGATGTACATATTGGCAAATTAATCAGTGGGAGACGGGCTTTAGAAGGTGACGGGATCTATCTTCTCTGCACCCCTGATAAGGAAATACTTGAGGTCGGTACTTATGGACCTCATGACGGCATCTTTATCAGCTCCAAAGACATGGAGGATGCGCTATATGATTTCTGCAAATCTGCTTTGGATGATTACATCGCAGAAGGTCACAACAAGGATGTTTACACGTTTTCAATTTTCACAGATTCCTATCACGGTAGCTATGTGATTTACATCAATAATCTGGCAGCCCTAAACCAAACTGTAGATGAAGCCTATATCGATTACCAAAAACGATATCTCGAGAAAGGCTATGACCATTATAACCGAACCCGTGAACAGCTCTACACTGAATTCAAATACGCCGAAGGCGACTACCCCTTTATGTTCGAAGAAATGCCGCAACGTCTACAGAAGTGGTTGAGTATCTTCTACAGCATCAGTGTAGAAGAGCCTAGATCACTACGAATTGAACAATGTATTATTTTTGAAAAGAAAATCGTCGACTCTCAGCTCTTCCTGATTGCAATCGATGTTATCCGTCGCCTACAGGACGATCTCAATCGATTGAATCGGACCGATGACTTCATCGCATACGTATCTGCGGCTGATGGCGTCGGCGGTGACTATTTGACGGACAGCCAGCTGATACGGAGATGTGTGAGTGAAGATCAGCTGTATAAAGCTAGGCCCGAATTAAGGGAGAAGGATTTGGCATTTAATGCAGCTGTAACGGCGGTACAACAGAGGCCTATCAACGATCAAGTCCAACATTGGATATTAGTGATCGAACGGGGAGAATTCGGTGAGGGCAGCATGCGCAGCTTTTGGAAAACTGACTATGAAGCATATGAGCAGTTAGTTACGCTCGGATCTCCAGTTGTCCCTTACATCCAAGAGTATTTGAATGACAATCTCAAGCATGATACCAGACTCATCCTTGAGAAAGTGTTGAAAGATGTGGGGAGCACTCCTAACAGCATTTAA
- a CDS encoding AAA family ATPase has product MNKNIPNKIHIIGSVGSGKTTLARNLSRKYSVPYYELDNVVWIRHGSEDIRRSDVERDQYLENIIRSDRWIVEGAHSHDWVFKSFQNADLIIFLDTPYALRIIRITSRFILQKLGIEKANYNPTFNIFMKMFKWNAGFEKQSKPMILNMLTQENIKSLILKDNRMIDQYFK; this is encoded by the coding sequence CTGAACAAAAACATTCCGAATAAAATACATATTATTGGCTCAGTGGGTAGCGGTAAAACCACACTTGCAAGAAATTTATCCCGTAAGTACAGTGTTCCTTACTATGAATTAGATAACGTGGTTTGGATAAGGCATGGATCCGAAGATATTAGAAGATCTGACGTAGAAAGAGATCAGTACTTAGAAAATATAATTCGTTCGGACCGATGGATTGTAGAAGGTGCTCATAGCCATGATTGGGTTTTCAAAAGCTTTCAGAATGCTGACTTAATTATTTTCTTGGACACCCCGTATGCGCTAAGAATAATTAGGATTACAAGTAGATTTATCTTGCAAAAACTAGGGATTGAAAAAGCGAACTACAATCCAACATTTAATATTTTCATGAAGATGTTCAAATGGAATGCTGGATTCGAAAAACAAAGTAAACCGATGATCTTGAATATGCTCACTCAGGAAAACATTAAGTCATTGATTTTAAAGGACAACAGAATGATTGACCAATACTTTAAGTAA
- a CDS encoding Ger(x)C family spore germination protein, with protein sequence MNTKRSLLSGIALLILLSGCATVELNNLFVVFGMALDKGENMKWKLSVQIINPTEMGKKSGGGSIPAIVYSQEGNSVEEIRRKMNAGLPRKLIYSHVRVFALNEEVAREGNLDFLDFLERDWELRDDFNMVLVTRGTALEVISTLIPGGISPSTKLFRQSDNFNNDWGGAPQVKMKDMIEAFTSEGRDPVIETVTVQGNVKTGSKDENLKSVIIRNNVILSGLGVFNKQKLVGLLNLDDTRNYLWTQNMIKNTVVTVPCKDKGHFDVSVYDSGTKIKAFYSAGTPIVTVKVFINGIVEGISCKADLSKPQTFKKLEQLAELKLKASIESTMKKVQVEYGSDIFGFGEDMYRQDTAAFKKVRQNWNEEFKRAVLKADISIYIRRTGLKMKSYTDEIK encoded by the coding sequence ATGAATACGAAACGTTCTCTATTATCGGGAATAGCACTGCTAATCCTATTGTCAGGATGTGCCACAGTTGAATTGAACAATTTATTTGTAGTATTTGGGATGGCATTGGATAAAGGCGAGAACATGAAATGGAAGCTTTCCGTACAAATTATTAATCCGACGGAAATGGGCAAAAAATCAGGGGGAGGTTCTATTCCAGCTATCGTTTATAGTCAGGAAGGGAATTCGGTAGAGGAAATACGCCGCAAAATGAATGCAGGGCTTCCTCGAAAATTGATTTATTCGCATGTTCGAGTATTTGCACTGAACGAGGAAGTGGCCCGCGAGGGCAATCTGGATTTTTTGGATTTTCTGGAAAGAGATTGGGAACTGCGGGACGATTTCAACATGGTCTTAGTTACTCGCGGCACCGCTTTGGAAGTCATCTCTACTCTTATACCGGGAGGTATTTCACCCTCGACCAAATTGTTTCGGCAAAGCGATAATTTTAATAATGATTGGGGAGGAGCTCCGCAAGTCAAGATGAAAGACATGATCGAAGCGTTCACATCTGAAGGAAGGGACCCTGTCATCGAAACGGTTACCGTCCAAGGGAATGTGAAAACAGGCTCGAAAGATGAGAATTTAAAATCCGTTATCATTCGTAATAATGTGATCTTGTCGGGACTAGGCGTGTTTAACAAACAGAAACTTGTCGGACTCCTCAATTTAGATGATACGCGCAACTACTTATGGACACAGAACATGATTAAAAACACTGTAGTGACGGTACCTTGTAAAGACAAAGGGCATTTTGATGTCAGTGTTTATGATTCAGGAACAAAAATAAAGGCGTTTTACAGTGCCGGCACCCCTATCGTAACCGTTAAAGTATTCATCAACGGCATCGTTGAGGGGATTTCATGCAAAGCCGATTTATCCAAGCCTCAAACATTCAAAAAACTGGAACAATTGGCTGAACTTAAATTAAAAGCATCCATAGAGAGTACCATGAAGAAGGTGCAGGTCGAATACGGATCTGATATTTTTGGATTCGGTGAAGATATGTACAGACAAGATACGGCCGCTTTCAAAAAAGTACGTCAAAACTGGAACGAAGAGTTCAAGCGCGCAGTGCTTAAGGCCGACATCTCCATCTATATAAGAAGAACCGGACTAAAGATGAAAAGCTATACGGATGAGATTAAGTAA
- a CDS encoding spore germination protein, whose protein sequence is MNNTDQATTRNSLLPEGMNNAPLSPILETNLDNLKTAFGNTLDIRFDRTLVDRQSALICFLDSMTNAQEIDTIRQPLLSPAHASQDFNDLEHFRMQLFPGFSYLIVTELEKALSCLLDGYALLFFDQIDKALALSIVNLKSRSIEEPTTQTIIRGPKDSFTENLQTNISLVRRRIKHTALRFEFLQLGKDTNTSVVMAYMQNIANEHIVAELRLRLQRLQIGALMDSSVLEESLSDNMYSPFPMFLNTERPDTAAGSLIQGKIVVIVDGSPFAIIAPAVFNDFFRSQEDYYQSYLMSMFIRLIRFISLFLVTILPAFYLAVTTYHQELIPSLLLITIVSQRELVPFPTVIEVLLMETTFEILREAGIRMPRAVGNAVSIVGTLVIGQAAVEAGIVSSVMVIIVSLTGIASFVVPVYSMALTLRLLRFMLILLSAALGLYGIGFGLILIMIHLVKLNSLGIPYLTPLAPSSRRDIIGVWIRLPYPKMFQRSFFLKTKSPLYKMNKKTKD, encoded by the coding sequence ATGAATAATACAGATCAAGCAACGACGAGAAACTCGCTGCTTCCCGAAGGAATGAACAATGCTCCCTTATCGCCCATATTGGAAACGAATCTGGATAATCTCAAAACGGCGTTCGGCAATACCCTTGACATTCGCTTCGACCGGACGCTTGTGGACAGGCAAAGCGCCTTAATATGCTTTCTCGATAGTATGACTAACGCGCAAGAAATCGACACCATCAGACAGCCGTTACTGTCTCCTGCCCATGCATCCCAAGATTTCAATGACTTGGAGCATTTCCGAATGCAGCTGTTTCCGGGATTTTCTTATCTTATCGTAACCGAACTTGAGAAAGCTTTATCATGCCTATTGGACGGATATGCTTTATTATTCTTCGATCAAATTGATAAAGCTCTTGCTCTTTCAATTGTTAATCTCAAGTCCCGAAGCATCGAAGAGCCTACAACGCAAACCATCATCCGTGGTCCGAAAGATTCGTTCACGGAAAATTTGCAAACAAATATTTCCCTTGTCCGGCGCCGGATCAAACATACCGCTCTTCGATTCGAATTTCTACAGCTAGGCAAAGATACGAATACCTCGGTTGTCATGGCTTACATGCAAAATATTGCAAACGAGCACATCGTGGCGGAATTGCGCCTCCGTCTACAGCGGCTGCAAATTGGCGCGTTGATGGATTCGTCTGTTCTCGAAGAATCGCTAAGCGACAATATGTATTCGCCTTTCCCTATGTTTCTTAACACAGAAAGACCTGATACTGCAGCCGGTAGCCTAATCCAAGGGAAGATAGTTGTCATCGTGGATGGAAGCCCGTTTGCGATTATAGCTCCAGCCGTGTTCAACGATTTTTTCCGAAGCCAGGAAGATTATTATCAATCATACCTAATGTCAATGTTCATCCGTTTGATTCGTTTCATTTCGCTTTTTCTTGTTACGATATTGCCAGCGTTTTATTTGGCAGTCACGACCTATCATCAAGAGCTGATACCGTCCTTGTTGTTAATCACGATTGTTTCACAACGGGAATTGGTTCCTTTCCCTACCGTCATCGAAGTACTGCTTATGGAAACCACCTTTGAAATTCTCAGGGAAGCTGGAATACGTATGCCGAGAGCTGTCGGCAATGCGGTGTCCATTGTTGGTACTTTGGTAATCGGACAGGCTGCAGTCGAAGCTGGTATCGTGTCGAGTGTTATGGTCATTATCGTTTCACTTACAGGAATTGCCAGTTTTGTCGTGCCGGTATACTCCATGGCACTTACTCTTCGTTTGCTTCGTTTCATGTTAATCCTATTAAGTGCTGCATTGGGTTTATACGGTATCGGGTTCGGTTTAATTCTCATCATGATTCATTTAGTAAAGCTAAATTCGCTGGGAATTCCTTACTTAACACCATTAGCGCCTTCCTCTCGACGGGATATTATCGGGGTATGGATTCGTCTGCCTTATCCGAAAATGTTCCAAAGAAGCTTCTTCTTAAAAACAAAATCGCCGCTTTACAAAATGAACAAAAAAACAAAAGATTGA
- a CDS encoding GerAB/ArcD/ProY family transporter — translation MNPSREQISLSQLFLLMVTFETGSAIIFGIGSDAKQDAWISILLSSAVGVALLLIYFGFMLRLPERNFFQIMEFAMGKPIAAVFIYLYVIYFFYICIRVDRDLIEIMKTTLLTQMPVEILHLFFYILCMYLTSSGIQIIGRIGELFAPLLMGFLFLIGILLIADGDVLFKRLLPVMGEGIGPIIKAAFPSVITFPFGELIAFTMFIPFASQFSKARRVGVFAILASSFVIVFSCIIQIGTIGIDARSRANFPLLSAARILTIGYFIERIDALATFIVMLGIVIKVSVFFYGGLKGLEHLTNVRYQLFVIPIGLILSVLSVVVSHNFAEHVYEGIKLVPYILHIPFQIAFPCVLCGIVMWRTRKRVAAGNK, via the coding sequence ATGAATCCAAGTCGTGAGCAAATATCTCTATCGCAACTATTTTTGCTGATGGTTACATTTGAAACAGGCAGCGCCATCATTTTCGGCATCGGCAGCGATGCTAAACAGGACGCATGGATTTCGATCTTACTGTCGTCTGCTGTGGGAGTCGCTCTTCTGCTGATCTACTTCGGGTTTATGCTTCGGCTGCCAGAACGGAATTTCTTTCAAATCATGGAATTTGCCATGGGTAAGCCAATTGCGGCCGTATTTATTTACCTTTATGTTATATATTTCTTCTACATTTGCATACGGGTAGATCGTGACTTAATCGAGATCATGAAAACCACACTCTTGACCCAGATGCCAGTTGAGATCTTGCATCTTTTCTTTTATATCCTTTGTATGTACCTTACAAGCTCGGGGATTCAAATCATTGGTCGGATCGGAGAGTTATTTGCTCCGCTCTTGATGGGTTTTTTATTTCTGATCGGCATTCTTTTAATTGCCGACGGGGACGTCTTGTTTAAAAGACTGTTGCCCGTTATGGGCGAAGGTATCGGACCGATTATTAAAGCTGCGTTCCCGAGCGTGATTACTTTTCCGTTTGGTGAGTTGATCGCATTCACAATGTTCATTCCGTTCGCCTCGCAGTTCTCGAAAGCTCGGCGCGTCGGTGTGTTTGCTATCTTGGCTAGTTCTTTTGTTATAGTTTTCTCTTGTATTATCCAAATCGGCACGATTGGCATAGATGCAAGATCAAGGGCAAATTTCCCATTGCTTAGCGCCGCACGCATTTTAACCATAGGATATTTTATTGAACGTATTGATGCGCTAGCGACATTCATCGTGATGCTGGGCATCGTGATCAAAGTGTCCGTCTTCTTTTACGGCGGACTAAAGGGATTGGAACATTTGACGAACGTACGATATCAATTGTTTGTCATTCCAATTGGGTTGATCCTTTCGGTCTTGTCTGTTGTAGTTTCCCATAATTTTGCCGAACACGTTTATGAAGGCATTAAACTCGTTCCCTATATCCTTCATATTCCGTTTCAAATCGCTTTTCCATGCGTATTATGCGGAATCGTAATGTGGAGAACTAGAAAACGGGTAGCTGCAGGCAATAAATAG
- a CDS encoding DUF1700 domain-containing protein, whose translation MDKIINDYFIKIEKYLKSMSDSERIDILKEIKSLMLELQNNGVSSEKIIERLGNPKELAKAYLGEAISKNSKFSWRKFGAIFAFCNNFAGFNGMLLLPFISTLSIALMIGGVITPIGGIVKFVGYLMGYDIAGITIEMGAFTPSIMQFLPISIVIGVLMFWLGKVLWKLTIKYIHATSQKEKTFY comes from the coding sequence ATGGATAAAATTATAAATGACTATTTTATAAAAATTGAAAAGTATTTGAAATCTATGTCCGATTCCGAGCGTATTGACATTTTAAAAGAAATCAAAAGTTTAATGCTTGAATTACAAAATAATGGTGTATCTTCTGAGAAAATCATCGAACGGTTAGGAAACCCAAAAGAATTAGCGAAAGCATACTTAGGTGAAGCCATTTCAAAGAATAGTAAATTTAGTTGGCGTAAATTCGGCGCAATATTTGCATTTTGTAACAACTTTGCAGGCTTCAACGGTATGTTACTTTTGCCTTTCATCAGTACTCTTTCCATTGCTTTAATGATTGGTGGAGTTATTACGCCGATAGGCGGAATTGTTAAATTTGTCGGGTATCTTATGGGATATGATATTGCCGGAATAACAATCGAAATGGGAGCATTTACACCAAGCATAATGCAGTTCTTGCCAATTTCTATTGTGATTGGTGTGTTAATGTTTTGGCTTGGGAAAGTCTTATGGAAGCTTACTATTAAATATATACACGCAACTAGTCAGAAAGAGAAAACATTTTATTAA
- a CDS encoding serine hydrolase domain-containing protein, with the protein MKVRSQITFASLALLISGSSLLYTSPTSIVKAEPTQNESSSLQTSTQQDHNSVKQAMQDTLQLGFPGILAKTSEGGKKWGYATGVANLSTKKPMETDYRFRIGSVTKTFTATVVLQLAGENLLNLDDSIEKWLPGLIQENGYNGKQITIRQILNHTSGIAEYSRSKDVNFMDTKKSYTAEELVKLGISLPPDFVPGKGWSYSNTGYVILGILIEKVTGNSYAEEIENRIIEPLELLDTFLPGNSSVIPGTKHARGYSQPDEASEIKDVTYYNPSAGSSAGDMISDADDLNKFFSYLLGGKLLKKEQLKQMLTTVPVGIHGIEGYGLGISEIKLSNGVSIWGHTGGILGFSTIAGGTLGGNHTLVVSLNSLGRDNSPNPFKNILLAEFNK; encoded by the coding sequence ATGAAAGTACGTAGTCAAATTACATTTGCAAGTCTGGCCCTTTTAATATCTGGAAGTTCCTTGCTATACACATCGCCAACCTCAATTGTAAAAGCAGAGCCTACTCAAAATGAATCTAGTTCTTTACAAACAAGCACTCAACAAGATCATAATTCCGTCAAGCAAGCTATGCAGGATACATTGCAACTTGGATTCCCGGGGATACTTGCTAAAACTTCTGAGGGTGGAAAAAAGTGGGGTTATGCCACTGGGGTAGCGAATCTGAGCACCAAGAAACCAATGGAAACAGATTATCGCTTTCGCATTGGCAGTGTGACGAAGACGTTCACCGCAACAGTTGTACTTCAATTAGCTGGAGAGAACCTCTTGAATCTAGACGACTCCATCGAAAAATGGCTGCCTGGTCTCATTCAAGAAAACGGATATAATGGTAAACAGATTACAATACGGCAAATATTGAACCATACAAGTGGTATCGCTGAATACTCAAGATCCAAAGACGTAAATTTTATGGATACAAAAAAATCGTATACGGCTGAAGAATTAGTGAAGTTGGGGATTTCTCTGCCCCCAGACTTTGTCCCAGGAAAGGGCTGGTCTTATTCAAACACAGGATACGTAATACTGGGTATTCTTATTGAAAAAGTAACCGGAAACAGCTACGCGGAAGAGATTGAAAATCGGATTATTGAACCGCTGGAATTGTTGGATACATTCCTACCTGGTAATTCAAGCGTTATTCCAGGCACCAAGCATGCCCGGGGATATTCCCAGCCAGACGAAGCAAGTGAGATAAAAGACGTAACTTATTATAATCCAAGTGCAGGTAGCTCAGCTGGAGATATGATTTCTGATGCTGACGATTTAAATAAATTCTTCTCTTACTTGCTCGGTGGCAAATTACTGAAGAAAGAGCAACTAAAACAAATGCTTACTACAGTTCCTGTAGGAATACATGGAATCGAAGGATATGGTCTTGGAATCTCTGAAATTAAGCTTTCAAATGGTGTCTCGATATGGGGACACACAGGTGGCATTCTAGGGTTTTCTACGATTGCTGGAGGTACACTTGGAGGCAATCATACGTTGGTCGTCAGTTTGAACAGTTTGGGTAGAGATAACAGTCCTAATCCTTTTAAAAATATTTTACTTGCTGAATTTAACAAGTAA
- a CDS encoding ATP-binding protein, with protein MIQNNFPIVFSIVLVMGVQINFFFNSVFDKSAKKHNRFIYFITFGLLAYLYLVIPISPILSLILSLLMIFSFAQSYQVEIKDKIIFSMFYGVLISLVNFISLYFFYTLYSVEFSFDPVNEHDQLAYTKAILLSCMIMFAIIQIIRLLAKRRSYSLHYRYYIFFSVIPIVSINQLNILTYKDAYSFISVIVLLFLNVMIFYIFDTVIDKFQFMHENTQLQHQMDYQDANYEKVVHSFKSIKRIIHDTNQQFLYIEECIKRNELTTALEHIKTTLNKVEGAYQRVNTGNLVIDALVTNILNIGQANGIRIDTKINLCSQVVHIDRYDLCVVIGNMLDNAIEASKKLKIAEDRYILIKIHATESTLLIHIMNHMENELAHLNSQKSNPEFHGIGLTNIARICDKYGGHMTIETKHKVFNNMALIPFYTNNS; from the coding sequence ATGATTCAAAATAATTTTCCTATTGTCTTTAGCATTGTACTTGTGATGGGCGTTCAAATTAATTTTTTCTTCAACTCGGTGTTTGATAAATCAGCTAAAAAACATAACCGGTTCATTTATTTCATTACGTTTGGGTTGCTTGCTTACCTGTATCTGGTTATTCCCATCTCTCCTATTTTATCATTGATTCTATCCTTGCTCATGATATTTAGTTTTGCACAATCTTATCAAGTAGAAATTAAAGACAAGATCATTTTTTCTATGTTTTACGGTGTTTTAATATCTCTAGTTAATTTTATATCCCTTTATTTTTTTTATACCCTATATTCAGTTGAGTTTAGCTTTGACCCTGTAAATGAACATGATCAATTAGCCTACACGAAAGCTATTTTACTCAGTTGCATGATCATGTTTGCTATCATTCAGATCATACGTCTACTTGCAAAACGTAGAAGTTACTCTTTGCATTATCGTTACTACATATTTTTTTCGGTTATTCCTATAGTAAGTATAAACCAATTGAATATTCTAACTTATAAGGACGCCTATTCTTTCATATCCGTCATTGTATTACTATTTTTAAACGTTATGATTTTCTATATTTTTGATACGGTCATTGATAAATTTCAATTCATGCATGAGAATACACAGTTGCAACATCAGATGGACTATCAGGATGCGAATTACGAAAAAGTCGTTCACAGCTTCAAATCCATTAAAAGAATCATTCATGATACGAATCAGCAGTTTTTGTATATTGAAGAGTGTATTAAGCGAAATGAGTTAACAACTGCTCTGGAACATATTAAGACGACATTAAATAAAGTCGAGGGGGCCTATCAACGGGTTAACACGGGGAATCTGGTTATTGATGCCCTTGTCACAAACATTCTTAATATTGGACAAGCCAATGGCATAAGAATAGATACAAAGATTAACTTATGTTCACAAGTAGTCCATATTGACCGTTATGACTTATGTGTTGTCATTGGAAATATGCTAGATAACGCAATAGAGGCTTCTAAAAAGTTAAAAATCGCAGAAGATAGGTACATTCTGATAAAAATACATGCTACCGAGTCTACCCTTCTCATTCACATCATGAATCATATGGAGAATGAACTTGCCCACTTAAACAGTCAAAAATCAAACCCGGAATTTCATGGTATTGGATTAACGAACATAGCTAGAATCTGCGACAAGTACGGTGGTCATATGACCATTGAAACGAAACATAAAGTATTTAATAATATGGCGCTAATACCATTTTATACCAACAATTCTTAA
- a CDS encoding LytR/AlgR family response regulator transcription factor translates to MYRVAICDDEEKQRELVKSILITLSIKTNIDFEIELFDSGEQLVSDYERHETPFHILILDIEMGGMNGIQTARKIRGLNNLDEQIIFLTSYPEYMVESFDVMTFQYLIKPIAPSILEEKMIKICQYFQALDKKFMVIKSTYEEIVLKYDDLISIEAAKSLTIKSKLHFTTTNQTYESKGIISDYALALKDCNFLQIHRSIIINLLHVKKFASGVVLMSNGLELPIGRSKIKEVKDTYTKFMITKVD, encoded by the coding sequence TTGTATAGAGTGGCTATTTGCGATGATGAGGAAAAACAAAGAGAGCTTGTTAAAAGCATCCTAATTACTTTGTCGATAAAGACAAATATAGATTTTGAAATTGAATTATTCGACTCGGGAGAGCAATTGGTATCCGATTATGAGCGTCATGAAACTCCATTCCATATTTTAATTTTGGATATTGAAATGGGGGGGATGAACGGGATTCAAACAGCCCGAAAAATAAGAGGGTTAAATAACCTGGATGAACAAATTATTTTTCTGACAAGCTATCCTGAATATATGGTTGAAAGTTTTGATGTCATGACATTCCAGTATTTGATAAAACCCATTGCTCCTTCGATCTTGGAGGAGAAAATGATCAAGATATGCCAATACTTTCAAGCACTTGATAAAAAGTTTATGGTTATCAAATCAACCTATGAAGAAATCGTTTTAAAATATGATGACCTCATTAGTATTGAAGCTGCCAAAAGCTTAACTATAAAAAGCAAACTACATTTTACGACCACTAATCAAACATATGAAAGCAAAGGCATCATTTCAGATTATGCTTTGGCCTTGAAAGACTGTAACTTCTTGCAAATCCATCGTTCTATTATTATTAATCTGCTTCATGTGAAGAAATTTGCTAGCGGAGTTGTTCTAATGTCCAATGGGTTGGAATTACCCATAGGTCGTTCTAAAATTAAAGAGGTTAAAGATACTTACACCAAATTTATGATTACGAAGGTCGATTGA